Proteins encoded together in one uncultured Sphaerochaeta sp. window:
- the cysS gene encoding cysteine--tRNA ligase produces the protein MPVFLYNTMSRSLEAFEPLHDKEVGLYSCGPTVYNYAHIGNLRTFLFEDLLKRTLLVSGFKVNHVMNITDVGHLTGDGDEGEDKIEKMASQTHRSVWEIAQFYTDAFFKDYDSLHMIRPSVVCKATDHIQQMIDLIKRLEKSGHTYVSGGNVYFSIDSIPDYGKLARLDLDSLKTAVRDDVSSDDNKKNPKDFVLWFTKSKHGEQAMMWDSPWGKGFPGWHIECSAMSMHYLGESFDIHCGGIDAIPVHHTNEIAQSEAATGKQWVKYWMHGEFLLDETGKMSKSKGEFLTLDLLKRKGYDAMDYRYYCLGGHYRSQLKFSFEALDTARKARRNVLDRIQGLLKDGAKEVSLKSEKALQYKETFLEHLQHDLGSPRGLADLWGVLKDEELDGNEKYSLIMFFDQVFGLDLASVELPKEEDFPPEAIALLEKRLQAKKEKNWPLADSLRSELDAMGYLVKDTPTGSSLEKKM, from the coding sequence ATGCCTGTCTTTCTCTATAATACCATGAGTCGTAGTTTGGAAGCATTTGAACCATTACACGATAAGGAGGTAGGTCTCTACTCATGTGGACCTACTGTATACAACTATGCACATATCGGAAATCTGAGGACCTTTTTGTTTGAGGACCTGCTCAAGCGTACACTGCTTGTCTCCGGTTTCAAGGTAAACCATGTCATGAACATCACAGATGTCGGACACTTGACCGGAGATGGGGATGAAGGTGAGGACAAGATCGAAAAGATGGCAAGCCAGACTCATAGAAGTGTCTGGGAGATTGCCCAGTTCTATACCGATGCATTCTTCAAGGATTATGACTCCTTGCATATGATCCGACCCAGTGTAGTCTGCAAGGCGACCGACCACATCCAGCAGATGATTGATCTGATCAAGAGGCTGGAGAAGAGCGGCCATACCTATGTCAGTGGAGGCAATGTCTATTTCAGCATCGATTCAATTCCCGACTACGGTAAACTGGCTCGCCTCGATCTCGATTCCCTCAAGACCGCTGTTCGTGATGATGTAAGCAGCGATGACAACAAGAAAAATCCCAAGGATTTCGTTCTCTGGTTCACCAAGAGCAAGCATGGGGAACAGGCAATGATGTGGGATTCCCCATGGGGAAAGGGCTTTCCCGGTTGGCATATTGAGTGCTCAGCAATGAGTATGCATTACCTGGGTGAGTCGTTTGACATCCACTGTGGTGGAATTGATGCAATTCCCGTTCATCACACCAACGAGATTGCACAGAGTGAGGCTGCAACAGGCAAGCAGTGGGTTAAGTACTGGATGCATGGTGAATTCCTCCTGGATGAGACTGGGAAGATGAGCAAGAGCAAGGGAGAATTCCTTACCCTTGATTTGCTGAAGCGCAAGGGCTACGATGCAATGGATTACCGTTATTACTGTTTGGGTGGCCATTACCGCAGTCAACTGAAGTTCAGCTTTGAAGCGCTCGATACTGCTCGTAAGGCTCGCAGGAATGTACTTGATCGTATCCAAGGTCTGCTGAAGGATGGTGCAAAGGAAGTCTCCCTGAAGAGTGAGAAAGCTCTGCAATACAAAGAGACCTTCCTTGAGCATTTGCAGCATGACCTGGGAAGTCCCAGAGGGCTTGCTGACCTTTGGGGGGTTCTGAAGGATGAGGAGTTGGACGGAAATGAGAAGTACTCCCTCATCATGTTCTTTGATCAGGTGTTCGGTCTTGATCTCGCATCTGTTGAGTTGCCGAAAGAAGAAGATTTTCCACCTGAGGCAATCGCACTGCTCGAGAAGAGACTGCAAGCGAAGAAGGAAAAGAACTGGCCGCTTGCCGATTCTCTGCGTTCCGAGCTGGATGCAATGGGCTACCTTGTCAAAGACACCCCAACGGGAAGTTCTTTGGAAAAAAAGATGTAA
- the murB gene encoding UDP-N-acetylmuramate dehydrogenase, whose amino-acid sequence MPTNVRNSIEKINLDHLLMENLELASHSSIQCGGNAQWAAYPTNFEELRILINHAKDNNLPLSILGGATNTLISDKGVEGLVILTGHLARRHVQGEMFCVRSGCPLDKAISQAIEDGLEGLEMLGGIPGTVGGAIYGNSGANGVQIGDLLYYVDYMTLDGKLHRMQIHQDEFSYRHSPFTGRDDLIIYEAGFRLKPTTQTSEVRKRKDTVKKHRKHKGLYDYPSLGSIFKNPEGKRAAALIDACNLKGHTIGGASISPSHANIIINREGTATSEDVRALIEYIRAAVQSEFQITLQEEIHYLGRW is encoded by the coding sequence ATGCCTACCAATGTACGCAATAGTATTGAAAAAATCAACCTTGACCACCTGCTCATGGAGAATCTGGAACTCGCTTCACACAGTAGTATTCAGTGTGGGGGAAATGCCCAATGGGCTGCCTATCCCACTAATTTCGAGGAACTGAGAATCCTGATAAACCATGCAAAGGACAACAATCTTCCCCTCTCAATTCTTGGGGGAGCAACCAATACCTTGATCAGTGACAAGGGTGTTGAAGGACTCGTTATCCTCACTGGCCACCTTGCCCGAAGACATGTACAAGGGGAGATGTTTTGTGTCCGCTCAGGGTGTCCTCTGGATAAAGCCATCTCACAGGCAATTGAGGACGGACTGGAAGGGCTGGAAATGCTCGGGGGCATCCCTGGCACAGTGGGTGGCGCTATCTATGGAAACAGCGGGGCAAACGGTGTACAGATCGGGGATCTGCTCTACTATGTCGACTATATGACCTTGGATGGGAAACTTCATAGGATGCAAATACATCAGGATGAGTTCTCCTATCGCCACTCCCCTTTTACCGGCAGGGATGATTTGATCATCTATGAGGCAGGCTTCCGATTAAAGCCTACCACACAAACCAGTGAGGTAAGGAAACGCAAGGACACGGTTAAAAAGCATCGTAAGCATAAGGGTCTGTATGACTATCCAAGTCTCGGGTCAATATTCAAGAACCCAGAAGGCAAGAGGGCTGCTGCCCTCATTGATGCCTGCAATCTCAAGGGGCATACGATCGGGGGGGCCAGCATATCCCCAAGCCATGCCAACATCATCATCAATCGTGAGGGAACTGCCACCAGTGAAGATGTACGAGCCTTGATCGAGTACATCAGAGCTGCAGTACAGAGTGAGTTCCAAATCACCTTGCAAGAAGAGATCCACTATCTGGGCCGATGGTAA
- a CDS encoding RNA polymerase sigma factor, translating into MEIQSNDERAFRQVYEQVFPILMRVVYHVTNNQDLAEEICQEAFIRFFDKGMEFATLNDAKYWLIRVSKNLAINQVKRKAREMNMVDKLKKYPATGANHSDGSQVLMEKETRKLVQEAIDQLPEKFRLVIVMKEYTDMDYKQIAQVLHISESNVKVRVYRARKMLESILSQE; encoded by the coding sequence ATGGAAATACAAAGCAACGATGAGCGAGCCTTTCGGCAAGTGTATGAGCAGGTATTCCCGATATTGATGCGTGTGGTTTATCACGTAACCAATAATCAGGACCTTGCAGAGGAGATTTGTCAGGAAGCTTTCATTCGGTTCTTTGACAAAGGCATGGAGTTCGCTACCCTTAATGATGCCAAGTATTGGCTCATCAGGGTTTCGAAGAATCTTGCCATCAACCAAGTGAAGCGGAAAGCCCGCGAGATGAACATGGTGGATAAATTGAAAAAGTATCCAGCCACGGGGGCGAACCATTCCGATGGATCTCAGGTATTGATGGAGAAGGAGACCAGGAAACTTGTACAGGAAGCAATTGATCAGCTGCCCGAAAAGTTCCGCCTAGTCATTGTGATGAAAGAGTACACCGATATGGACTACAAGCAGATCGCACAGGTGTTGCATATTTCCGAAAGTAACGTGAAGGTACGAGTCTATCGGGCAAGGAAGATGCTCGAGTCGATTCTCAGCCAGGAGTGA
- a CDS encoding zf-HC2 domain-containing protein, translating into MCVDDELLNTYLDGELQEPWRTQVQEHLGYCNACRQRLEQLRTLHQKVADAVLPDSEISARQDRVLQYFEKTRFSSSNKKMHIFRKKIQVRLVPALITSAAAFVVVFIGAFVLFGNSSQQGQEILPGVASQIDSAHIRQVTEVQQPSLDMFSLEQIVQHLDAMGYAVKLEVKAVTPLE; encoded by the coding sequence ATGTGTGTCGATGACGAATTGTTGAATACCTATTTGGATGGCGAATTACAGGAGCCTTGGAGGACCCAGGTCCAGGAACACCTAGGCTATTGCAACGCGTGTCGCCAGAGACTTGAACAGCTTCGCACTCTTCACCAGAAAGTTGCAGATGCTGTTCTGCCTGATTCAGAAATCTCTGCCCGGCAGGATCGTGTTCTCCAATATTTTGAGAAAACACGTTTTTCCTCCTCCAATAAAAAAATGCATATTTTTCGAAAGAAAATCCAGGTCAGGCTTGTGCCTGCCTTGATTACCTCTGCGGCAGCATTTGTCGTGGTATTTATCGGGGCCTTTGTGCTCTTTGGGAACAGCTCCCAGCAGGGACAGGAAATCCTTCCTGGGGTTGCCTCCCAAATTGACAGTGCCCATATCCGGCAAGTGACTGAAGTACAGCAACCTTCCCTTGATATGTTCAGTTTGGAACAGATTGTCCAGCATCTCGATGCAATGGGGTATGCAGTGAAGCTGGAAGTGAAGGCAGTAACTCCTCTCGAATAG